Proteins encoded by one window of Archaeoglobus veneficus SNP6:
- the ade gene encoding adenine deaminase, whose amino-acid sequence MPDVTDVAMKRAKPDLVLSGNVFSVFTGETFEADVAICNGRIAGIGDYGGGIEVDYILPGFIDAHIHLESTLLHPAEFAKAAIPHGTTAVIADPHEIANVAGKAGIRYLIDATANLPIDFYFMAPSCVPAVEGLETFACRLDALDIEEILQWERVLGLAELMNFPGVVMGSRDVLEKIEAAKKAKKLIDGHSPGLTGRELNAYIAAGITTDHECISAIEAMEKVRRGMKVMIREGSVAKNMRELVKIVNDFNSCFFMLVSDDLLPVDIEQGHMDYRIKLAVQYGVKPEVAVRMATLSPAMHFGLDCGAIVPGFKADLVAVDSFEDFNVQLVVKDGKIVWDGKLRAEIKRVYPPAELTNTVKMPALSPEDVAIEARGKVCRLIEVVSGQIVTKAAEWEPVINDGYALPDPQQEVAKVVVVDRHRGEKKIGKGFVRFPIEKGAIASSVSHDSHNCICVGVDDMAMVKALKRIQEMRGGFVVVDGDVKAELPLPIAGLMSDLSFEEVVSRLNKLYKAARELGVKAEHPFTTLSFLALPVIPELRITDYGLVDVKAMKIVDLWVE is encoded by the coding sequence ATGCCTGATGTCACCGACGTGGCGATGAAAAGAGCCAAACCCGACCTCGTTCTGAGCGGTAACGTTTTTTCCGTATTCACAGGCGAGACTTTTGAAGCTGATGTAGCGATCTGCAACGGGAGAATTGCCGGAATTGGCGATTATGGCGGTGGAATCGAAGTTGACTATATTCTTCCCGGCTTCATTGATGCTCACATCCACCTTGAGAGCACACTTCTTCATCCTGCAGAGTTTGCGAAAGCTGCGATTCCCCATGGCACCACTGCGGTTATTGCTGATCCGCACGAAATCGCAAACGTAGCGGGGAAAGCAGGGATAAGGTACCTCATCGACGCAACAGCAAACCTGCCCATTGACTTCTACTTCATGGCCCCTTCATGCGTCCCTGCTGTTGAGGGACTTGAAACTTTTGCCTGCAGACTCGATGCACTGGATATAGAGGAGATTTTGCAGTGGGAGCGTGTGCTCGGGCTTGCAGAACTCATGAACTTTCCGGGCGTTGTGATGGGTTCCAGAGATGTCCTTGAAAAAATCGAAGCGGCAAAGAAGGCTAAAAAGCTGATAGATGGGCATTCGCCTGGCCTTACGGGCAGAGAGCTTAACGCGTACATCGCTGCTGGCATAACGACTGACCACGAGTGCATATCTGCAATAGAAGCGATGGAGAAGGTAAGAAGGGGAATGAAGGTGATGATCCGCGAAGGCTCCGTGGCGAAGAACATGCGAGAACTCGTCAAGATTGTCAACGACTTCAACTCGTGCTTCTTTATGCTCGTCAGCGACGATTTGCTTCCAGTGGATATAGAGCAGGGGCACATGGATTACAGGATTAAGCTTGCGGTGCAGTACGGCGTAAAACCTGAGGTCGCAGTAAGAATGGCCACATTAAGCCCCGCGATGCATTTCGGACTTGACTGCGGAGCAATCGTACCGGGCTTTAAGGCAGATCTCGTAGCCGTTGATAGTTTTGAGGACTTTAACGTGCAGCTCGTCGTTAAGGACGGAAAAATCGTCTGGGATGGTAAGCTTAGAGCTGAAATTAAGAGAGTGTACCCACCAGCGGAGCTGACGAACACGGTAAAAATGCCAGCACTCAGCCCAGAAGACGTTGCAATAGAAGCAAGAGGGAAGGTTTGCAGGCTGATTGAAGTTGTTTCCGGGCAAATAGTGACGAAGGCTGCAGAGTGGGAGCCAGTAATAAATGATGGATACGCCCTTCCAGACCCGCAGCAGGAGGTTGCAAAGGTCGTCGTTGTTGACAGGCATCGTGGGGAGAAGAAGATTGGAAAAGGTTTTGTTAGGTTCCCTATTGAAAAGGGGGCCATTGCAAGCAGCGTTTCTCACGACTCCCACAACTGTATCTGCGTTGGTGTTGATGACATGGCGATGGTTAAGGCCCTAAAGAGGATTCAGGAGATGCGGGGCGGTTTCGTTGTTGTGGATGGTGATGTTAAGGCGGAACTTCCGCTGCCCATCGCGGGCTTAATGTCAGACCTCAGTTTTGAAGAAGTCGTCAGTAGACTTAATAAACTGTACAAGGCTGCGAGAGAGCTGGGTGTAAAAGCCGAACATCCCTTCACAACCCTGAGTTTCCTCGCGCTCCCCGTAATACCTGAGCTCAGAATAACGGATTACGGGCTCGTCGATGTAAAAGCCATGAAAATAGTCGATCTGTGGGTGGAATGA
- the hpt gene encoding hypoxanthine phosphoribosyltransferase, translating into MMELELLIGGEEIRGRVKELAEQISKDYRDRIGDETPLLIGILNGAFIFLADLIRELSIPVEVDFVKLKSYVGTNSTGTVEVKLDVEREIEGRDVIVVEDIIDTGITMEFFLNRLKKKKPKSIAVCTLLDKPERRIVDVKPDYVGFTIPDYFVVGYGLDFNGRYRELPAIYRVKP; encoded by the coding sequence ATGATGGAGTTGGAGCTGCTGATAGGCGGAGAGGAGATAAGGGGCCGAGTTAAGGAGCTTGCGGAGCAGATAAGCAAGGACTACAGGGACAGAATTGGGGACGAGACGCCGCTCCTTATAGGAATCCTCAACGGGGCTTTTATATTCCTCGCAGATCTGATAAGGGAGCTGAGCATTCCCGTGGAGGTAGACTTCGTCAAGCTGAAGAGTTACGTTGGAACGAATTCGACTGGTACGGTTGAAGTTAAGCTTGACGTGGAGAGGGAGATCGAGGGAAGGGACGTTATAGTTGTTGAGGATATAATCGACACAGGGATAACGATGGAGTTCTTCCTCAACAGACTGAAAAAGAAGAAGCCTAAAAGCATCGCCGTGTGCACACTCCTCGACAAGCCTGAGAGGAGGATCGTGGACGTCAAGCCAGACTACGTTGGATTTACGATTCCCGATTACTTCGTCGTTGGCTATGGTCTGGATTTCAACGGCCGCTACAGAGAACTGCCGGCTATATACCGGGTAAAACCCTAA
- the glyA gene encoding serine hydroxymethyltransferase codes for MLEHSEYYSKLVETLRQHHEFYRQSIPLIASENLASLAVRSMYLTDFGHRYAEGRVGKRFYQGCQYIDVVEDMAIQLTKEIFNAEHANVQPISGVTANIAAFFALTSPGDKLMALSVPCGGHISHDRFSAAGIRGLEVLHYPFDMDNLNVDVDETRKVAEKEKPKVFVLGSSLILFPHPVKEIAEIAAEIGARVVYDGSHVLGLIAGKQFQDPVKEGADVITASTHKTFFGPQRAIILCKAELAKKIDNAVFPGVVSNHHLHSLAGYVIACLEMLEFGEAYARQIVRNAKRLAERMHELGFNVVGEHLGFTESHQVAVDVTEFGGGDPVAKLFERINIILNKNLLPWDDLTKTKNPSGIRIGVQEITRLGMKEGEMEKLAEIMWDAVNGKKSEDKLRQEVIELKKEFNTIKYAFEETEAYTFFENFLSAPQRKI; via the coding sequence ATGCTTGAACACTCCGAGTACTACTCGAAGCTCGTTGAAACCCTCAGGCAGCACCACGAGTTTTACAGACAGTCGATTCCCCTTATAGCCAGCGAGAACTTAGCCAGTCTGGCTGTAAGAAGCATGTATCTTACAGACTTCGGCCACCGCTATGCAGAGGGCAGAGTGGGCAAGCGCTTCTATCAGGGGTGTCAGTACATAGATGTCGTCGAAGACATGGCAATTCAGCTCACGAAGGAAATATTCAACGCTGAACACGCGAATGTTCAGCCTATCTCTGGAGTTACTGCGAATATTGCAGCATTTTTCGCTCTCACCTCTCCTGGAGACAAACTCATGGCTTTATCTGTTCCGTGTGGTGGGCACATCTCCCACGACAGGTTTTCGGCTGCCGGTATAAGGGGGCTCGAAGTTCTTCACTATCCTTTCGACATGGATAATCTGAACGTCGACGTTGATGAAACGAGGAAGGTTGCGGAGAAGGAGAAACCGAAGGTTTTCGTTCTGGGTTCGAGCTTGATTCTATTCCCCCACCCCGTGAAGGAGATTGCGGAAATCGCAGCAGAAATCGGTGCAAGGGTAGTTTACGACGGAAGCCACGTTCTCGGGCTTATAGCTGGAAAGCAGTTCCAGGATCCGGTTAAGGAGGGGGCAGACGTCATTACGGCCTCAACACATAAAACCTTCTTCGGCCCACAGCGCGCCATAATTCTCTGCAAGGCCGAGCTGGCGAAGAAGATTGACAACGCTGTATTCCCCGGCGTTGTGAGCAACCACCACCTCCACAGCCTTGCCGGCTACGTTATCGCATGCCTCGAAATGCTGGAGTTTGGTGAAGCTTATGCGAGGCAGATAGTCAGGAATGCAAAGAGGCTTGCGGAGAGAATGCACGAACTCGGTTTCAACGTCGTTGGTGAACATTTGGGCTTTACGGAGTCTCATCAGGTTGCCGTTGACGTTACCGAGTTTGGTGGCGGTGACCCAGTTGCCAAGCTCTTCGAACGCATAAACATAATCCTGAACAAAAACCTCCTGCCCTGGGATGACCTAACAAAGACCAAGAATCCCTCGGGGATAAGAATCGGCGTTCAGGAGATAACGAGACTCGGAATGAAGGAAGGCGAGATGGAGAAACTCGCAGAGATAATGTGGGATGCCGTTAACGGAAAGAAGAGCGAAGATAAGTTGAGGCAGGAAGTAATCGAACTCAAGAAGGAATTTAACACGATTAAGTATGCTTTTGAGGAGACCGAAGCGTACACATTCTTCGAAAACTTTTTAAGCGCCCCTCAGAGAAAGATTTAA
- a CDS encoding coiled-coil protein, translating to MMLEKLVERKEQLEKELQEYIARRDELNKAAREYADKRDQLNKEVKELLVKAKELKEKRDELNEKAKEIKSQRNKIHKEIDKLYKELDKLRKDIDRGGRPLGDIEKEIRRLEFKQQTAVLTIEKERALVERIAKLRRELEERKEQLEKHEEFKKLIGKIRELKEEARKLHQQMLEYVEKADVFHAEMLNIFSQVDEKRKLADEMHMKFVESKKEADRCHSEVVKIRKDIRDLDKVIKALKAKQAKSKEEREKEELIRRAKEVYEMFKRGEKLETEDILLLQRAGLI from the coding sequence ATGATGCTGGAAAAGTTGGTTGAGAGGAAAGAACAACTGGAAAAGGAATTGCAGGAGTACATTGCCAGGAGGGATGAACTCAACAAGGCCGCGAGAGAGTATGCAGACAAGAGAGACCAGCTCAATAAAGAAGTCAAGGAGCTTCTCGTGAAGGCAAAAGAGCTTAAAGAAAAGAGGGACGAGCTTAACGAGAAGGCTAAGGAGATAAAGAGTCAGAGAAACAAAATCCACAAGGAGATAGATAAGCTCTACAAGGAGCTCGACAAGCTGAGGAAGGACATCGACAGGGGTGGGAGACCTCTCGGCGACATCGAGAAGGAAATCCGACGCCTTGAGTTCAAGCAGCAGACGGCTGTTCTGACGATAGAGAAGGAAAGGGCCCTTGTTGAGCGAATAGCCAAGCTGAGGAGAGAGCTGGAGGAGAGGAAGGAACAGCTCGAAAAGCACGAGGAGTTCAAGAAGCTGATTGGCAAGATCAGGGAACTAAAGGAAGAGGCAAGAAAGCTCCACCAGCAGATGCTTGAGTATGTCGAGAAGGCCGACGTTTTCCACGCAGAGATGCTGAACATATTCAGCCAGGTTGACGAGAAGAGGAAGCTCGCCGACGAGATGCACATGAAGTTCGTCGAGAGTAAGAAAGAGGCTGACAGGTGCCACAGTGAGGTTGTAAAGATAAGGAAGGATATCAGAGACCTTGACAAGGTTATAAAGGCTCTGAAGGCCAAGCAGGCAAAGAGCAAGGAAGAGAGGGAGAAGGAAGAACTCATCAGGAGAGCAAAGGAAGTCTACGAGATGTTCAAGCGTGGCGAGAAGCTCGAAACAGAGGATATTTTGCTGCTCCAGAGAGCAGGACTTATCTAA
- a CDS encoding McrB family protein, which yields MAMTQELLKRYFSSRGYYFPEQTISSFYTALKTKGFVILTGLSGTGKTKLALEFAELLRTPLKNYIFLSVRPDWRDGVLLIGYPLDEKYEVTALLEFILSAKEDYERNRDEAAPFFIILDEMSLARVEYYFADFLSVLESGRDETGYTKEGIKLHSKSNLDVPEEIMLPPNIYIIGTVNVDETMYMFSPKVLDRAFTIELSDVDFASYLDLGYESMNEDDVSFLAGRVREDLSRGGMFVAITKDGELIKRALGYLRESGYIDFIERLNEVLKAHDLHFGYRVLDEISLFFRNAKESQDKGIISFESDDEIVDLAILMKVLPKFHGPRRKLERPLLHVVNLSLEKSIDVTARETESIRRELLSKIIGQDVGRVGGYTLEEVLSNWKEYEQKFRFPHTAKKCLRMLRQLYEVGFASFS from the coding sequence ATGGCAATGACTCAAGAACTCTTAAAAAGATATTTCTCGTCAAGAGGGTACTATTTCCCCGAACAGACAATTTCATCCTTTTACACTGCACTCAAGACAAAGGGATTTGTGATTCTCACCGGTCTGAGCGGAACCGGAAAGACTAAGCTCGCCCTTGAGTTCGCGGAGCTGCTGAGAACTCCTCTAAAAAACTACATATTTCTCTCCGTCAGACCTGACTGGAGAGACGGGGTACTCCTGATAGGATACCCGCTGGATGAGAAATACGAAGTCACTGCATTGCTGGAGTTTATACTGAGTGCAAAGGAAGACTATGAGCGGAATAGGGATGAAGCAGCACCCTTCTTCATAATACTCGACGAGATGAGCCTGGCTCGCGTTGAGTACTATTTCGCAGACTTCTTGAGCGTTTTAGAGAGTGGAAGAGACGAGACAGGGTACACAAAGGAGGGAATAAAGCTCCACAGCAAGAGTAATCTCGATGTACCTGAAGAGATAATGCTACCTCCAAATATCTACATCATCGGCACCGTAAACGTAGACGAGACGATGTACATGTTCAGCCCAAAGGTGCTGGACAGGGCATTCACGATAGAGCTCAGCGACGTTGACTTCGCATCTTACCTAGATCTGGGCTACGAGAGCATGAATGAAGATGATGTCAGTTTCTTGGCGGGGAGGGTGAGGGAAGACCTTTCAAGGGGCGGGATGTTTGTAGCCATTACCAAGGACGGCGAGCTGATAAAGAGGGCCCTGGGCTACCTTCGCGAAAGCGGGTATATCGACTTCATCGAAAGGCTTAACGAGGTTTTGAAGGCCCACGACCTGCACTTTGGCTACCGCGTTCTGGACGAGATCTCACTGTTCTTCAGGAACGCGAAGGAGAGTCAGGATAAGGGGATAATAAGTTTTGAGAGCGACGACGAGATCGTAGACCTGGCGATTCTGATGAAAGTACTGCCAAAATTCCACGGACCAAGAAGAAAACTGGAGAGGCCCCTGTTACATGTGGTCAACCTATCGCTTGAGAAGAGTATCGACGTTACGGCCAGAGAAACGGAAAGCATCAGGAGAGAGCTGCTGAGCAAAATAATTGGCCAGGACGTCGGAAGGGTGGGTGGATACACCC